In a single window of the Zea mays cultivar B73 chromosome 5, Zm-B73-REFERENCE-NAM-5.0, whole genome shotgun sequence genome:
- the LOC103626557 gene encoding 65-kDa microtubule-associated protein 3 produces the protein MPSLKLRPILFPFQMEPRREELLHELGDMWDEIGEAEEDRRGALSALEEECLSLYRAKVEQVRQHRAQLKREISDSVAEVAAICATIGEPPSTVHTACSSLQGTGSLKEELGMIAPELAEMRRRRDERRREFADVTQRVARIQEELDLQLGGGQGQSEAHAAAVIVDVDGSDLTTTKLDELRAYLQHLQLEKESRTKKVAELVAQLHSSSLVLGMDPTEANSVVHVGADGAQVQPGDISDGAIAGLAAGIERLREIKRSRMEKLQDLLGSMLELWNLMDTPAEEQRQFQGVACNIAASEDEITEPGALSMAFISNVEAEVVRLENLKECRMKDLVVKKHEELKEIRRRARLPEDDDATVVMVFDAMDSDADRAAILEWLEVQISEAKDLEFNRKDVLEKMDRWQAALEEESWLEEYSRNENRYNVGKGTHLVLKRAEKARALVSKMPVMAEALMAKVVAWEKERGAKFEYDGEVLLDVLDDYGNARKEKEQERKRQRDQRRLLQQVQGAAAAADRDVSSPVAHPPPKNIKNVTRTLSMGGNNTSGGGSARKAAPAAARPGTPSFLKSPLSARRGGSDEGHMMASESFE, from the exons ATGCCCTCCCTGAAGCTGAGGCCCATCCTGTTCCCCTTCCAGATGGAGCCCCGGCGCGAGGAGCTGCTGCATGAGCTGGGG GACATGTGGGACGAGATCGGGGAGGCGGAGGAGGACCGGCGGGGGGCGCTGTCGGCGCTGGAGGAGGAGTGCCTCAGTCTGTACCGCGCCAAGGTGGAGCAGGTCcggcagcaccgggcgcagctcAAGCGGGAGATCTCCGACTCCGTCGCCGAGGTCGCCGCCATCTGCGCCACCATCGGCGAGCCTCCCTCCACCGTGCACACGGCCTGCTCCTCGCTCCAG GGCACAGGGAGCCTGAAGGAGGAGTTGGGCATGATCGCGCCGGAGCTGGCGGAGATGAGGCGGAGGAGGGACGAGAGGCGGCGCGAGTTCGCAGACGTCACCCAGCGGGTCGCCAGGATCCAGGAGGAGTTGGACCTGCAGCTAGGTGGCGGGCAAGGCCAGTCTGAAGCTCACGCCGCCGCCGTCATCGTCGACGTCGACGGCTCCGACCTGACGACGACCAAGCTCGACGAGCTCCGAGCCTATCTGCAGCACCTGCAGCTGGAAAAG GAAAGTCGCACCAAGAAGGTGGCGGAGCTCGTGGCTCAGCTGCACTCGTCATCCTTGGTTCTCGGCATGGATCCCACAGAGGCGAACAGTGTCGTCCATGTTGGCGCCGACGGCGCGCAGGTGCAGCCCGGCGACATCAGCGACGGCGCCATCGCGGGGCTGGCTGCGGGCATCGAGAGGCTGAGGGAGATCAAACGGAGCCGGATGGAGAAG CTGCAAGACCTGCTGGGCAGCATGCTGGAGCTGTGGAACCTGATGGACACGCCGGCGGAGGAGCAGCGGCAGTTCCAGGGCGTGGCCTGCAACATCGCCGCGTCCGAGGACGAGATCACGGAGCCCGGCGCCCTCTCCATGGCCTTCATAAGCAAC GTAGAGGCGGAGGTGGTGAGGCTGGAGAACCTCAAGGAGTGCCGGATGAAAGACCTCGTCGTGAAGAAGCACGAGGAGCTCAAGGAGATCCGCCGCCGCGCGCGCCTGCCCGAGGACGACGACGCTACCGTCGTCATGGTGTTCGACGCCATGGACAGCG ATGCCGACCGGGCTGCGATCCTGGAGTGGCTGGAGGTGCAGATCTCGGAGGCCAAGGACCTGGAGTTCAACCGGAAGGACGTGCTGGAGAAGATGGACAGGTGGCAGGCGGCGCTGGAGGAGGAGTCCTGGCTCGAGGAGTACAGCAGA AACGAGAACAGATACAACGTTGGCAAAGGGACGCATCTCGTGCTAAAGCGCGCCGAGAAAGCCCGCGCCCTGGTCAGCAAAATGCCGG TGATGGCGGAAGCTCTGATGGCGAAGGTAGTCGCGTGGGAGAAGGAGAGAGGCGCCAAGTTCGAGTACGACGGT GAGGTGCTGCTGGACGTGCTGGATGACTACGGAAACGCGAGGAAGGAGAAGGAGCAGGAGCGGAAGCGGCAGCGGGACCAGCGGCGGCTGCTGCAGCAGGTGCAgggcgccgcggcggcggcggacaGGGACGTGTCGTCGCCGGTGGCGCACCCGCCGCCCAAGAACATCAAGAACGTCACGAGGACGCTGTCCATGGGGGGCAACAACACCTCCGGCGGCGGCAGCGCCAGGAAGGCCGCGCCGGCGGCGGCCAGGCCCGGCACTCCCagcttcctcaagtcgcccttgtcGGCGCGCCGCGGCGGGAGCGACGAGGGGCATATGATGGCGTCGGAGTCCTTCGAGTGA